The Methanothrix sp. DNA segment TTCACATCAAATCCCTCTTATCCTGATGCATAGCTGAGGGAGAGCAGATAATCCCTTGCTCTGCCGTCAGATCGACCCCCTCCAGAGGCCTTTATCTCCGCCAAGAGGCCAGATCGGTGCCATCCAGCAGATAGAGGCGCGCGCGTTCCATAGCTGGCCATCGCCAGGACGGGACCACGCATATCCTCTGCCGGCTCATTGAGAGCCAGTCCCCAAAGAGGGGTTGAAGGCCAGGCATGATGATGATCTCCCCAGAAGAGACGAAACCGTAATGCTCCTCTACTACCTCCGGTTGTATGGGCGCTCTGGCCCAGACGGGATGGGTCTGGAAGTTGCCCAGGGATCTTGAGCCTTACTGCAGGATGAAGAAGGAGCCGCAACCAATAAGCCCGAACGCACCACCTCTCCTCCGGCCAGGTATGACCATGAAAGTAGCCCCTGCCCTCCCGCACATCCAGTGAGGGATGGACTCGACCCCAGGGGAGCCATGTCTGCCAGGTTGCTGTCATGGTTTCCCGAGACGATATCCACCTTTGTCACCCGGGCAGATAGCTGGTTGGAGGAAATCAGGATCTCCCTTCTCTCCTGCCAGCTCGTCTTGGGCACATTGTGCTTCAGGTCCCCCAAAATCAGCAGCCTATCAGGCATAATCATGTCCAGGTACCCTTTCAGGAGAGCGAGGATCTTTCTGGTCTGGCTGGGTATGGACACCCCTCCCAGCCAGAGCTCATGCCCAGGCCCAGGTGGAGGTCGGGCTGATGAGAAGCTTTCCTTTCCCTCTGCCAGAGGAGAGGGGCGCCAAGAGGGCTGGGGAAGCCGGGGGGCGAGTGAGGAAGAGGAGGGGAGGAGAGGTGCCAGGAGCCGGCAGTCAGCGGTCAATCCAGCAGCCCTCTAGCTCAGAATAGAGTTCCTGATGTTTGAGGATATGCTCAGGCAGAGAACTCGATCATCAAGTTGATCCGGGATGGTTCAGACCCCCTGCATTCCTGATATCCGTTTCTTATCCCCAGAACCCTCTTCTCCTGATGGAAGAATCGGCCGATCTCCAAGAGGGTGCCATCCACCTGGGGCCCGTCCAGGATGGCCACCATCAGATCGCAGCGGTCCAGAGCCCTCAGGTTCTCCCTGGAAGATCTCCTTCGGCCCAATTGGTTTGTTGAGAGCCCATAGGCCAAATGATCCGACCTGAACACCGGCCTCTGCAAGCCATTCGCGGAGGGAGGCAGTGAGCTCTCTTGCCCAGGCGATCTCCCCGCAGAGAGAAGATGGGGACCAGCGAGATAGATCCTATGAGGCAGCCCCATCCGACGCATCTCCCTCAGTCCGGGGATCCGGCTGCCTCTTCTAGCCTGGACCTGACAAAATCCCTGTCCAGGCTGGCCAGGAACCAGCCACTTAGGCCCCTTGCCTGGTCCCCAGGAATGTCAGGTATACCGCCTGGAAGAACTTCTTGAGTCCAGGTTCATCTCCTTGGCCACGACTAGACCCAGGTCGTGGATCTCGGCGGGCGGTCTTCTCATCTATTCTCTGAGCAAGAAGGCCCAGAGGGCCTGCCGTTCGGCGGGAGAGAGGTTGTTCACCTCAGCAGGGAGCTTCTCCTTGTAGCTGGAACTTGACATATAGGGAGCATACTTCTCCAGCCAGACCTGCACTTCCTGGCCCGGGCCAGGATCTCCTCCTCTTCTGGATATCACATCATAGCCGGACCTCTCAGGGCGACGAAGAGCTGCTCCTCATCTCCGCGAGCGATCTGGACAGCAGTGACCATATGTCTGAATGGTATCCCAAAGGTCCGCTCTTGCTGACGTTGGAGAGCTCTGATGGCCCTCTCATCCCCTTTTCCTCTGGTCATACTCGTCCACCAGGCTCAACAGGGGCAGGCCGGGGTCGAACTCGATGTGCTTTCCCGGCTTGTTCCGGATGATCAGGTAACGCAAGACCTCGGGCGGACGACATCCAGCATCTCCTGGATGGTGACACAATCCCGGTGGAGCTGTGCATGGCCCCCACTCCCTTGAGATGGATCCATTCGTAGACCATGGGAAAGGAGCGGGGTAACTGTAGATCTCTCGCTGATCCTCTTGCCGGTATCGTATGAGCCCCCTGCAGTAGCATGATCCTTGCCGAAGGGCTCAACTGTCACCTGGAATATGGGCCAGCGGGCCGGCCAGTCCACCCGCCAGACCAGCTTCCCCCCGCCAGCCATGGGAACTGTGCCCTGGCTGCCGCAGGAGCAGACATAGTCCACCGTCTCGGCATCCAGGTCGAATCCGGTAACGTGAGTGGTGTTCGTCCCGCCGCAGGCCTGGCAGATGGCATCAAACGGCTCCAGCCCTCGGGGACGGCGGGCCGAGACCTCTTTCAGTATACGGGCGATCTCGTCCTTTCGGGAGAAGGCAGTCTTGATGGCATCGTCCCGTATCTGCCTCCTTGTAGAGGACATCCGCCCGGTAGATCTCGGGCTTGATGCCCAGCCGCTCCATGTCTCTCCAGGAAGGAGTGATTGGAAATGGTCTGCATAGCTTATGCAGCAGCCTCAGGGGCAGGGATCTCCGAAGGGGCTTGCTGATGCTCCTGAAGCTCTCCGGCAGGAAGGGGGAGCCTGCGCAAGGGTCGAAGGTTATCGGCGATGTAGATCAGACGCGCTTCCACCCCTCTGTCCAGGAGAGCGATAGACCGCCTCTGCGGTCGTGACCTCGCGCATATTGCCGATGTGAACCGGTCCGGAGGTGATGCCTGTAGCGATGGTATGGGGCCAGAGCCTTCCAGCCTCTCGGCGATGACATCCGCCCAGTGAATAGACATGTTGCGCAATCGATGCAAAGAGGAGATATTAAGCTTCCGTTGTCACCCTGGGAGGGCCAGAAGTCTCCCAGAGAGCTTATTAAGTAAAGAGGGCAGCTATCCAGGATGATGCCTCGATTGAACGTCCCGGCCTGGATGAGTACTTTATGGAGATCGCCATAGTGGTGGCTGCGTTCCACCTGTCTTGCGCAACCAGGTGGGGGGCCTCCTTGTGAAGAACAAGAGGATCCTGACCACGGGTACAACGGCGCGCCTGCGGGTCTCGAGCACGGCGATGCAGTGGGCTGCGCCCGGAGAATGTTCAGAGCGGCACTCGCCACGAATTATGCCGGCGGTGCATGCCGAGCAGAACGCCATCATCCAGGCGGCGATGCCGGCATCTCCATCGAGGGAGCGACGCTGCACTGCACCCACCAGCCCTGCATCCTCTGCGCCAAGATGATGATCAAGTCCGGGTGGTGAGAAGGTGGTCTATCCTGCACTGCTATCCCGACCAGACGGCCTGATTTCCTAGGCAGGCGGAATTGAGGTGGTGAGGGTGAAAGGATGGCCTTGGAGGCCGGGCCTGCAAGCCAAGCACGATAGAAATTATGAGGATCTGCTCTATTCTCCAGAGCCTACATCTTTCCTGAAAATGGCGATATTTCTTGAATCCTGCAAGAGATTACCGTCGTGCAGATCCATCCACGGACGAACGAGCTGGTGCCGTCGCCAAGTCAAGAATTCTGAACCCTGCAGTTTAGTGATCTGCTTTAAACCCGGGCCTCGTGTAATCTAATATCAATGATCTTTGATTTGCAGTAGAGAGCAAGTCAACCAGTATTTGTGTTGCTACCCTTACTACTACTGCTTTTTTTGTCCATATGCAGGGGCCATCATCCATTGTGCGGCATATTAATGCCAATTG contains these protein-coding regions:
- a CDS encoding nucleoside 2-deoxyribosyltransferase; translation: MRRMGLPHRIYLAGPHLLSAGRSPGQESSLPPSANGLQRPVFRSDHLAYGLSTNQLGRRRSSRENLRALDRCDLMVAILDGPQVDGTLLEIGRFFHQEKRVLGIRNGYQECRGSEPSRINLMIEFSA